A region of the Callithrix jacchus isolate 240 chromosome 10, calJac240_pri, whole genome shotgun sequence genome:
aactgcctggactccagccatcctcctcccacctcagtcttctgagtagctgggaccacaggctcatgccaccacacccagctaattttttttttctcttaatgagacagagtcttgctctgctgccaaggctggagtgcagtggcacgatcttggctcattgcaacctctgcctcccaggttcaagcaattctcctgtctcagccttctaagtaaaatagctgggactacagacatgcgctatcatgcctggctaatttgtatttttagtagagactgggttttactgtgttggccaggctgatcttgaactcttaacctcaagtgattcgcccaccctcagcctcccaaagtgctggattacaggtgtgagccagcactcggccatttttgaatttttttggtagacacagggtttcgccatgttgcccaggctggtctcaaactcctgagctcaagcaattcacccacctcggcctttcagagtgctgagattacggatgtgagccaccacacctggctactcaattttttttttttttttttagacagagtcttgctctgtcacccaggctggaatgcagtggtgcattcgtggctcactgcaacccccacctcccgagttcagtcgattctcctgctttagcctcccaagtagctgggactacaggtgtccaccaccatgcccagctaattttttttatttttagtagagatggggtttccctataatagccaggatggtctcaatcttctgacctcgtgatccacttgcctcagtctcccaaagtgttgggattacaggcgtgagccacctcgcccagcacTCAATGATTTTTAAGTAGTTTCTTCTACCAGAATATTTTAGGCAGTTCTCTGTTGTCATAAGCCAAGGCCAGGGTTTGCGTCCCAGTCGTCCTtcttacttgctgtgtgaccttgtatGGCCATACCTCtcagagcctccatttcctcGTCTTTTAAGTGGGCATGTTAATTATGTCTGCCTCAGTGGGGTCTAGGATAAGGAACaggagatatttttatttatttagtgtgtGAGACACAGGGTGTCACtctttccaggctgcagtgcggtggtgtggtctcagctcaccgcaacctctgcttcccatgctcaagtgatcctcccaccccagctttccaagtagctgggactacaggtgtgccacgctaccacacccagctacctttttgtattgtttgcagAGACCGGttgtcactgtgttgcccaggctggtctcaaactcttagactcaagtcatctgcccacctgggccccctaaagtgttggtattacaggcatgagccactgtgcccagcataggAGATGTTATTAAGCCATCAAATGCCCTAAACCAtaggacattattttaaaattattatgaacCTAACATGATGAAAACTAAATCCTGTTTTCACCTCAAACCCAAGTCTGCCCTTCCAGGGGACTTTAGCTCCAGCGATGGTTTCTTCTGTGTCCAGGGTGCTGAAGCACAGGACTTTCTCCCTTAAGAAAGGGTGTTCCTGAGGCAGAACCTCCCTTCTTTGGAGATTTGGGGTTATTTGGTTTCAGAAGGAGATGCAGGGACTTGGCCTGTTCAAGGAACTGGGGTAAAAATTGGGCTGATGGCCATGCGCacgggctcacgcctgtaatcccagcactttgggaggccaaggtaggtggatcacttgaggtcaggagtttgagaccagcccagtcaacatggcgaaaacccatctctactaaatatacaaaaattagccaggcatggtggtgcacatctataatcccagcttcttgggaagctgaggcaggagaatcgcttgaaccctgaaggcagaggttgcagtgagccgagagcacaccactgcactccagactgggtgacagagcgagactccatctcacaaaataaaaaaaaggctgggtgccacagtggctcatgcctgtaatctcagcactttgggaggctgaggtgggcagatcacaaggtcaggagtttgagaccagtctggccaacaaggtgaaaccccgtctctactaaagatacaaaaaattagctgggtgttgtggtgcgtgcctgtaatcccagctattcgggaggctgaggcaggagaatggcttgaactggggaggtggaggtttcagtgagccaagatcatgccattgcactccagcctgcagggcaaggctctgtctcaaaagaaaaaattgctgggcTGAGGTTGGAGTAGTCCAAATGGGCCTTTGGGGGTCCTCCTGtttgacagatggagaaactgaggtgcaTAGTGAAAAAATTGCTGAGGTTACACTCAAGGCTTAAAGCCAGGGTGCCTTGATGCCAGAGCCCAGTGGCCAAAGCACACTGCCCCTTTCGGGGGACTAGGAGGCACCTGGGCATGACAGGGTGAGAAGGTATCAGTTGGCGGTCTCTGGTCTCAACTGGCTCTTGCCTTTCTTTCTCAGTTCATCTCAAAGAAGGACCCAGAGGATGTCAAAGAGGTGAGGCtcctgggaggaagagggaggttCCGGATCTGGAAACTGACAAGGGGCAGCTGGTAACTCTGTTTGAACACCGGCCCTCCTTCCTCCCCGGCCCTGGGCAAGGCAGTGCTACATCCTGATCCTCACACCCCTTGGGGGCAGACTGGGCATGGAGGTGGCTGCCTCCCACCATTGCCAGTCCCAGGCAAGTCTCGTGTCCCTGGTAGGTGGTGGTCTGGAAGCGGTACAGTGACTTCCGCAAGCTGCATGGAGACCTGGCCTACACCCACCGCAACCTCTTCCGCCGCCTGGAGGAGTTCCCTGCTTTCCCCCGGGCGCAAGTGTTTGGTGAGTGTTAGATCTGGGCACTCAGGCTGAAGATAGAGGGAGTATTGGGCAACGGGGACATCTGCCAGTGGGGGCTGGATAGAGAGGGACTGAAACTCTGGGCAGATACACGTTTGGAAGGACCTTTAGGGATGACcttatttgacagatgaggaaactgaggctcagagcagcCTAACCCTGTatattgcacttttttttttttttttttttttttttgagacggagtctcactatgtcatccaggctggagtgcaatggcatgatcttggctccccgcaacctccgcctcccgggttcaagcaattctcctgcctcagcctcccaagtagctaggactataggtgcgtgccaccacgcccagttaattttttaagtagagatggggtttcaccatgttggtcaggctggtctcgaacccctgacctcgtgatccgcccgcctcagcctaccaaagtgctggggtattGTGCCTTTTAACATTCctgtcaggccaggtgcagtggctcacacctgtaatcccagggctttgggaggccaaggcgggtgcatcacctgaggtcagtagttcgagaccagcctgaccaacatggtaaaaccctgtttctaccaaaagtacaaaaaattagccaggcatggtggcacatgtctgtaatcccagctactcgggagcctgagggaggagactcacttgaacctgggaggtggaggttgcaatgagccaagatcgtgccactgcactccagcctgggcaataaaagcaaaactccatctcaaaaaaaaaaaaaattcctgtctttattagctccattttctttttcttttttgttattgttgacaGCcttactttgctgcccaggctggagttcagggggctcactgcaatttccaccttccaggttcaagcaattctcctgcctcagcctcctgagtagctgggattacaggcatgcaccaccccaccaggctaatttttgtatttttagtagagacagggtttcaccatgttggcaggctggtctcaaatgcctgacctcaagtgatctgtgtcggcctcccaaagttctaggattacaggtgtgagccactgcacccacctatTAGCTCCATTTTCAAGGTAAGCCagctgaggctcagtgaggtgAAGGGTCTTGGCCTGTaggtggcagaaccaggattccTTGCCACAGCTGCACAGCTAGGTTTCCTGTAGACCTGTGCCTTCCAAAACAGTAGCCACGAGCCCTGTGTGGCTGAGGAACACTTGGGatgagagtagctgggactcgagggcacgccaccacgcccagctaatttttatatttttagtagagacagggtttcaccatgttggccatgctggtcttgaactcctgacctcaagtgatccacctgcctcggcctcccaaagtgctgggattacaggcatgagccactgtgcctggccgagatGTTCTTTTGAAGCAAGGTGAAGGATCACTGCTGTCAGGCCAGTGGGGAGTGCCGCAGACTGGCCACACAGTAACTGGACCAGAGTTAGCCTGCTCTGCTTAATACCTAGGACAGAGCAATGAAActgtggctcaaatctgtaatctcagcactttgggaggccaaagcaggtgaatcagtcgagctcagaagttcaagaccagcctgggaaacatggcaaaaccccatctctacaaaaaatacaaaagttagccaggcatggaggtatgcgcctgtagtcccagctacttgggaggctgaggtggaaaggcAGGttttcccaggaggcagaggttgcagtgagctgagatcgtgccaccgtacACCcaccggcctgggtaacagagccaggccctgtctcaaagaataaaCAGGGAGGCTACTTgccgtgtgaccttgggcaagtcactttacttctctgagccttactTTTCTCCTCATTAGATCAAAGACATCAGAAATGCTTTTGTTTGTTGTTAACTACCTAGCTCTCCCTGTATAGAATATGATATTCACAAGGGCAGAGACTTGTCTCCCCTGTTCACCTTCTGAGCCTAGCATatagtaggtattcagtaaaCATCTGGCGAATGAATGAATAGGGAGACTGATCCCTCCTGGAAACCCCACCTCACCCCAGGAGGAGCCGGGGAAGACGGCTGGGAAGATGGGTAGGAGGGCAGTGAGTTGCTCAGAGCATCTCTGGCAGGACCAGGAAAAGTGGCTTTGGGGCAGAAGCCACTGTGGGTCACCGCCACTCTCCCCTCTTCCCTGTCGCGGGGGCTGTAGGCCGGTTTGAAGCCTCAGTGATCGAGGAGCGGCGAAAGGGGGCAGAGGACCTGCTGCGCTTCACGGTGCACATACCTGCGCTCAACAACAGCCCCCAGCTCAAGGAGTTTTTCCGGGTATGTGCGCCTGGTCCTTCCACCTTCCCAGAACCTGGGCCACGTACCCGCCACCAGATTGCACCCCATGACTCCCCATGGCTGATCTTTCTGTCCTGCAGGGTGGGGAAGTGACCCGACCCTCAGAAGTGTCCAGGGACCTGCATATCCTGCCACCCCCTCTGATCCCCACCCCGCCCCCTGATGACCCCCGGCTACCCCAGCCGCTCCCTGTGGAAAGGAGGGGCTTCGAGGAATTGGAGGTGCCAGGTACAtcggggtgggaggagggaaccAGGGCTGGAGGGTGCAAAGTGGGGAGGGAGCCCACACTCCCTCCTCAGCGATCTTGgtgagaaatgtgtgtgtgtcctggGTCTGTCGCTGGCTGAGGAACTTTGGGCAGgtccttttccttctctgcattacagtttcttaatctgtaaaatgggaacaaaccCTAATAATAGGCTTGTCTGTGCCCGTGGTTGCTGCAAGGGTTTAGGGAGAGAGTAATTCCATTTTGAAAGCTGAGAAATATATGCAGGTATTCATGTCCCCAATTATCTCTTCCTCAGCGGACCCCCCACCATCCAGCCCTGCCCAGGAGGCCCTGGATCTCCTCTTTAACTGTGGGAGCACCGAGGAGGCCTCCGGTTCCCCTGCCCGAGGCCCCCTCACCGAGGCTGAGCTTGCGCTCTTTGACCCCTTCTCCAAGGAAGGTAATGAGCTGGGACAGCCGGGAAGGAGCCTGGGCAGGATATCCTTGggacagggaggaaggcagagccTCACTAGCCTGCTCAGTGCCTGCGCAGATCTAAGAAAGATGCCCCCTCCGCAGTGCTGCCCTTCGGGCCAATAGCAGCTTCACTGAGAATTAGAAGCCTGTGCCAGGGCTCGTGCGTGGTGTGCTGGATGCCCCTGTGCAGCGAGTAGCCACGAGGAAGGAAAAGACGCACTTCCCACGTTGGGGCCGTCTCACTGAGGCTTTAGAAAGAGCCAGGTCACACTGCCCTGGGACATTTTAGTTCCTTCCCTGAAAGCTCACGGTGGGATTTCAGGGTCTGGCTGCAGATCTTGAAGGCAAGAGGGCTGCTGGTCAATGGGGGTGAGGTCTGAGCCCAAAGAGcatccacaaagggaaacccCTCTGGGGGCCTGGAGCCACTGGCATTTGAGGACGCCAGAGATAGAAGGGCCCCCCAGTGGAGGTCAGGGTCCTGGGCGCCTTCTTGCTCTGAGATCCTGGGACTTGACAGTCCCACGTTCTGAGACACTGGAGTTTTTCATTCTAAGATTTGGCAAGGCCTGGTACAGTTACTTACacatgtaatctcaacactttgggaggctgaggtgggaatatcgcttaagtccaggaattcaagaccagcctgggcaatagagtgagaccccatgtctgttactctttttttttttgagatggaatctcactctgtcacccattcCGGAGCTCAGTgacgcaatctccgctcactgcaacctcttgggttcaagccattcttcttcctcagcctcccgagtagctgggactacaggcgcacaccacggtacctgactaatttttgtatttttagtagagaagaggtttcactatgtggtgaggctggtcttgaacttctgacctcaagtgatctgcccgtctcagcctcctaaagtgctggaattatgggcgtgagccacagcacccagcctgttaTTCTTAGAATTAAAAACTtatataaggccaggcatggtggctcacacctgtaactccagcactttgggaagccaaggcaggcagatcatgaggtcaagagattgagaccatcctggccaacatggtgatacctgtctctactaaaaatacaaaaattacctggacatgcTGGtgctcgcgcctgtagtcccagctacttgggaggctgaggcaggagaatcgcttgaatctgggaggtggaggttgcagtgagctgagattgcgccactgcactccagcctggtgatagagcaagactctgtctcagaaagataaataaatacaaaaattaaaattaaaaacttacataaggccaggcatggtggcgtgtgcctgtagtccagctgctcgggaggctgagacaggagaatcgcttgaaccggggaggtgagGCTgttgagtgagccgagatcatgccattgcactccagcctgggcagcagagcaagactccatctcaaa
Encoded here:
- the SNX15 gene encoding sorting nexin-15 isoform X2 yields the protein MSRQAKDDFLRHYTVSDPRTHPKGYTEYKVTAQVVVWKRYSDFRKLHGDLAYTHRNLFRRLEEFPAFPRAQVFGRFEASVIEERRKGAEDLLRFTVHIPALNNSPQLKEFFRGGEVTRPSEVSRDLHILPPPLIPTPPPDDPRLPQPLPVERRGFEELEVPADPPPSSPAQEALDLLFNCGSTEEASGSPARGPLTEAELALFDPFSKEEGATPSPTHVAELATMEVESGRLDQEPWEPGGQEEEEDGEGGPTPAYLSQATELITQALRDEKAGAYADALQGYRDGVHVLLQGVPSDPSPARQEGVKRKAAEYLKRAEEILHLHLPQLPP
- the SNX15 gene encoding sorting nexin-15 isoform X3, coding for MSRQAKDDFLRHYTVSDPRTHPKGYTEYKVTAQFISKKDPEDVKEVVVWKRYSDFRKLHGDLAYTHRNLFRRLEEFPAFPRAQVFGRFEASVIEERRKGAEDLLRFTVHIPALNNSPQLKEFFRGGEVTRPSEVSRDLHILPPPLIPTPPPDDPRLPQPLPVERRGFEELEVPADPPPSSPAQEALDLLFNCGSTEEASGSPARGPLTEAELALFDPFSKEEGATPSPTHVAELATMEVESGRLDQEPWEPGGQEEEEDGEGGPTPAYLSQATELITQALRDEKAGAYADALQGYRDGVHVLLQGVPISPQVTHRLPARKV
- the SNX15 gene encoding sorting nexin-15 isoform X1 → MSRQAKDDFLRHYTVSDPRTHPKGYTEYKVTAQFISKKDPEDVKEVVVWKRYSDFRKLHGDLAYTHRNLFRRLEEFPAFPRAQVFGRFEASVIEERRKGAEDLLRFTVHIPALNNSPQLKEFFRGGEVTRPSEVSRDLHILPPPLIPTPPPDDPRLPQPLPVERRGFEELEVPADPPPSSPAQEALDLLFNCGSTEEASGSPARGPLTEAELALFDPFSKEEGATPSPTHVAELATMEVESGRLDQEPWEPGGQEEEEDGEGGPTPAYLSQATELITQALRDEKAGAYADALQGYRDGVHVLLQGVPSDPSPARQEGVKRKAAEYLKRAEEILHLHLPQLPP